Part of the Romeriopsis navalis LEGE 11480 genome is shown below.
GGGACATCATCACGACATGCCACACCGTAATCGGATAATCCCAGTCGATTTGCGATCGCTGGGGCACGTAGGCGACTTTTTCTAATTGTTGATGCAGGGGGCAGGTGCAATAGTGCACTGCGCCGGCGCTTTTGGGGATGAGGCCCAACATGGCCTTCATCATAGTGCTTTTGCCTGCACCGTTTGGCCCTAAAATGCCGACAACTTCGCCGGGATGAATGTGAAAACTCACATCCTCCAAGCTACGGATATCGCGGTATCGCACGGCTAATTGCTGAACATCTAGCATCGGCTGCTCAAGGTTGAAGCGACGAATATGAGAACGCTGACTCCTCAAAAATCATTGCGAGAATCATTATCATTCTACAGAGCGGCTCTAATTGTAGCAGGAACGACCGACGAATTTTAAGAATTCTACCCGTTATCTTCAGCGCTGGTATTTCCCGGGCCAGCTTGATTGCGTTTGCGCTCCGCCAGTTGCAGCAGGATTTCCTGGTGTTTCTCTTTGGTGATGGGATAGAAGTAGGCGAGACATAGACCGGCGAGCAAGATCGCGGTGGGAATTGGCCCGATCGCCCAACGAATCGCATCGATCGCGCTATCCGGTTGCTCCGGCATGACACTCCCCGTTTTCTCGCGGAACCCGGCAAAGGCCAAGCCTTGGCCCAGGAGAAATAGGCCCAGCGCCAAACCAAACTTTTGCAGCAACACCATAAAGGCGTAAAACACCCCTTCGCGGCGTTGGCCGGTTTCCAGCTCATCCCACTCAATTACATCGGGCACCATGGACCAGGGGACGAGGTAGGCCACCGACACCCCGAAGCCAGCCAGCACCGCCAGAAAATACATCAAGGGCACTTGATCCGGTTTGATTAAAAACAGTCCGAACTGGGCGATTAGCCAAAAGCCATTGCCAAGGAAATAAACAACCTTTTTGCCATAGCGCCGACTCACCCGTTCCCAGACAAACAGCATGGCCAAGGCTGTTCCCTGAACGGCGATCATCACTTGGGTGAACTGCGCCTCGGACAGCTTCATATAGTTGATCACATAGTAGGGAATGATCGAAGCGGTCATTTGGACGGCCAGCCAGGAGCAGAAATAAATGCCGATGACAAACTGGAAGGGGCGGTTATTCAGGGCGATCTTGATTTGTTGGCCGATTGGAATCGGTTCTTCTAAGGCTGTTTGGGATGCGACCCGTTGTCGTTCAGCGTTTAAGACGCGCCGCTTCACCCCAAAGACGCACCAATACAGTGGCAGCGTGGACATGACGGCCGTGACCAAACCGAGCAGGAGATACTGGGTACTCGTGGGGGATGTCTTAAACGTCAAGAAAATGATTTGCGCCACAATCAGGGACAAAATGCTGCCGCCGATCGAGAAAAAGAAGCGAAAGGTATTCAGGTTGGTGCGTTCGTTATAGTCCTGGGTGACTTCGGGGGTGAGTGCGGTGTAGGGTAGATTGACGATCGTATAGAAGATATTGAAGATAATCCCGATCGCCACGTAGTAGGCGAACAGCCACCACTGATTCATATTCGGATCGCGGCTAAACTGCGGCACGATCCATTGCAAGAAGAAGATAATCCCAAAGGGCAATGCGCCGTAGAGCATCCACGGGAGACGACGGCCCCACTTACTTTTGGTGCGATCGCTCATGACGCCGACGATCGGGTCGTTAATCGCATCGAAGATTTTGCCAATCATCAGCACCGA
Proteins encoded:
- a CDS encoding MFS transporter; amino-acid sequence: MQDPAASPPAEKLSFATKLAYGAGDMGPAMTANLLAFFLMFFFTNVAGMNPALAGSVLMIGKIFDAINDPIVGVMSDRTKSKWGRRLPWMLYGALPFGIIFFLQWIVPQFSRDPNMNQWWLFAYYVAIGIIFNIFYTIVNLPYTALTPEVTQDYNERTNLNTFRFFFSIGGSILSLIVAQIIFLTFKTSPTSTQYLLLGLVTAVMSTLPLYWCVFGVKRRVLNAERQRVASQTALEEPIPIGQQIKIALNNRPFQFVIGIYFCSWLAVQMTASIIPYYVINYMKLSEAQFTQVMIAVQGTALAMLFVWERVSRRYGKKVVYFLGNGFWLIAQFGLFLIKPDQVPLMYFLAVLAGFGVSVAYLVPWSMVPDVIEWDELETGQRREGVFYAFMVLLQKFGLALGLFLLGQGLAFAGFREKTGSVMPEQPDSAIDAIRWAIGPIPTAILLAGLCLAYFYPITKEKHQEILLQLAERKRNQAGPGNTSAEDNG